In Chthonomonadales bacterium, a single genomic region encodes these proteins:
- a CDS encoding SAM-dependent DNA methyltransferase — MTDSAQIRSRERVARYGEVLTGTREVSAMLDLVRQETERVESRFLEPACGDGNFLAEVLARKLAVIRRRYRRSRPEYERNAIVAVGSLYGIDIQEDNVSRCRGRLYSILECEYRAVFGKHAREDCLRAARFVLERNIVWGDALTLQTVGPEPAPIVFAEWTPVNGTRIRRRDFIFRELMRPERSATDCLFDGPRDRLTSDRGDPAFIPEPVREFPLTHYLRVADADESAA; from the coding sequence ATGACGGACAGCGCACAGATACGCTCAAGAGAGAGGGTCGCTCGCTACGGCGAGGTTCTGACGGGCACGCGCGAGGTGAGCGCGATGCTGGACCTCGTGCGGCAGGAGACTGAGCGCGTCGAGTCGAGGTTCCTCGAGCCTGCCTGCGGCGACGGCAACTTCCTGGCCGAGGTCCTCGCGCGCAAGCTCGCGGTCATCCGGAGGCGCTACCGTCGGTCCCGGCCAGAGTATGAGCGCAACGCGATCGTCGCGGTCGGGTCGCTGTACGGGATCGACATTCAAGAGGACAACGTATCCCGCTGCCGGGGGCGGCTGTACTCCATCCTGGAGTGCGAGTACCGCGCCGTGTTCGGCAAGCATGCGCGCGAGGACTGCCTGCGGGCCGCGCGGTTCGTGCTGGAGCGCAACATCGTCTGGGGCGACGCGCTCACCCTCCAGACCGTGGGCCCGGAACCGGCGCCGATCGTGTTTGCCGAGTGGACGCCCGTGAACGGCACCCGGATCCGGCGCAGGGACTTCATCTTCCGCGAGCTGATGCGCCCGGAGCGGTCCGCGACCGACTGCCTGTTCGACGGCCCGCGCGACAGGCTGACGTCCGACCGGGGAGATCCCGCGTTCATCCCGGAACCGGTGCGCGAGTTCCCCCTGACCCACTACCTGAGGGTCGCCGATGCCGACGAGTCCGCAGCATAA
- a CDS encoding Eco57I restriction-modification methylase domain-containing protein has protein sequence MPTSPQHNPDILNCLANLSSDEVFTPPGVANRMLDLLPADLWSDPNARFLDPACKSGVFLREIARRLEAGLREPIPDRQERLNHIFRNQLHGLAITALTALLSRRSVYCSKTANGKYSVCDAFDDAEGNIRFRRVEHTWQHGRCAHCGASRQSLDRGGQLETHAYTFIHTEGIRTRLAGLFGGDMRFDVIVGNPPYQLDDGGYGTSAAPIYHKFVEQAKKLNPRLLTMIIPARWFAGGKGLDEFREAMLADDRLRSIDDFLSASDVFPGVGLKGGVCYFLWDRDNPGPCRVRTHFQDRPVSMAVRPLREEGVDVFIRFNQGLSILRKVVAVESGQRDSLSLPGGKRFDRLVSSRKPFGLDTQFQGKAAGGAEDVRVYQNGGTGYIARSAIATGADLIDSWKVYVGRAAPGTGNRDTYPHRILSTPFVGEPGTISSETYLCIGPLDSRSQAESVLSYLCCRLTRLLILLHKPSQDTTRKVYAFVPTQEWTRRWTDQALYERYGLTGDEIAFIESVVRPMDAGDE, from the coding sequence ATGCCGACGAGTCCGCAGCATAACCCGGACATCCTCAACTGCCTGGCCAACCTGAGCAGCGACGAGGTGTTCACGCCACCCGGCGTCGCCAACCGGATGCTGGACCTGCTTCCCGCCGACCTGTGGTCCGACCCGAACGCGCGCTTCCTCGACCCGGCGTGCAAGTCCGGCGTGTTCCTGCGGGAGATCGCCCGGCGGCTGGAGGCCGGGCTGCGAGAGCCGATTCCGGACCGCCAGGAGCGCCTGAACCACATCTTCCGCAACCAGCTCCACGGTCTGGCCATCACCGCGCTGACGGCCCTGCTCTCCCGGCGGTCGGTCTACTGCTCCAAGACAGCCAACGGGAAGTACTCAGTCTGCGACGCCTTCGACGACGCGGAGGGCAACATCCGGTTCCGTCGCGTGGAGCATACGTGGCAGCACGGCCGGTGCGCGCATTGCGGCGCAAGCCGGCAGTCGCTCGACCGTGGCGGGCAGCTTGAGACGCATGCCTATACCTTCATTCACACCGAAGGCATCCGCACCCGGTTGGCCGGCTTGTTTGGAGGCGACATGCGATTCGACGTGATTGTCGGCAATCCGCCGTACCAGTTGGACGACGGCGGCTACGGCACGAGCGCCGCGCCCATCTACCACAAGTTCGTGGAGCAGGCGAAGAAGCTCAACCCGCGCCTGCTGACCATGATCATCCCTGCGCGCTGGTTCGCTGGCGGCAAGGGGCTGGACGAGTTCCGGGAGGCGATGCTCGCCGACGATCGCCTGCGCTCGATCGACGACTTCCTCAGCGCGTCGGACGTCTTTCCGGGGGTCGGCCTCAAGGGCGGCGTATGCTACTTCCTCTGGGACCGAGACAACCCCGGGCCGTGTCGCGTCCGCACGCATTTCCAGGACCGGCCTGTCTCGATGGCGGTCCGCCCGCTTCGCGAAGAGGGCGTCGACGTCTTCATCCGCTTCAATCAGGGGCTGTCGATTCTCAGGAAGGTCGTTGCGGTCGAGAGCGGGCAACGCGATTCGCTCTCGCTGCCGGGAGGCAAGCGTTTCGACCGGCTGGTGAGCTCCAGAAAGCCGTTCGGCCTAGATACGCAGTTCCAGGGCAAGGCTGCAGGCGGCGCCGAGGACGTTCGGGTCTACCAGAACGGCGGCACGGGGTATATCGCCAGGAGCGCGATAGCGACCGGTGCTGACCTCATCGACAGTTGGAAGGTGTATGTCGGCCGGGCTGCTCCCGGGACCGGCAACCGGGACACGTACCCGCACCGCATCCTCAGCACCCCGTTCGTGGGCGAGCCCGGCACGATCTCCTCGGAGACCTATCTGTGCATCGGCCCGCTCGACTCGAGGAGCCAGGCCGAGAGCGTCCTGTCCTACCTTTGCTGTCGTCTCACTCGCCTCCTGATTCTACTGCACAAGCCATCCCAGGACACGACACGCAAGGTCTACGCCTTCGTGCCAACCCAGGAATGGACGAGGCGCTGGACGGACCAGGCCCTGTACGAGCGGTACGGCCTCACCGGCGACGAGATCGCCTTCATCGAGTCCGTCGTCCGCCCCATGGATGCGGGCGATGAGTGA